GAGAGGTTTCGCTGCATCTTCGACGAGGTCTTCCCTTCTTCGACCGGGATTATCGGCGTGCCGTTTCCTGTAGAGAAGGTAGTAGCTGCCCTGCCTGCCTTGGAGCAGGAGATGGGTGCGATGGCGGAGCATGCGGACTCGTTCGCACGCGCCATTATGACGACCGATACGAAGATGAAAGTGGCGCGGGCGTCGATCGATGTCGATGGCGTTGAGGTGCGGATCTTCGGCGTGGCGAAGGGTGCGGGGATGATTCATCCACAGCTTGGTGCACCGGTAGGTCCGGCGCATGCGACGATGCTGGTTTACTTGTTTACCGATATTGCCGCGGAGAGTGAACAGTTGCGCGGTGTGCTCGAGCCTGCCGTGGAGCGAAGCTTTAATTCGATCTCGATTGATGGCGATACTTCGACCAACGATACGGTGTTGCTGCTGGCCAGCGGCGTGAGCGGAGTGAAGCTGGATGCGCGTACGCAGGAGCCGTTTGCGAATGCGCTGAAGCTGGTGTGCGGGTCGCTGGCATACCAGATTGTGGATGATGGCGAGGGCGTGGGTCATGTTGTCACGCTGCATATCACCGGCGCGCGGACCGAGGCTGAGGCCAAGCAGGTGGCCAAGGCGATTGCTCACTCGCCGCTGTGCAAGACGGCGTGGTCGAGCGCCGATCCGAACTGGGGACGGCTGTTGGCTGCGGCTGGATACAGTGGCGTGGTGTTTGATCCAGCGCTGGTGAATATCACGATTGGGAGCCAGCCGGTGTTTGAGCTTGGGGTGCGGTCGGCTGCGTTCCAGGAGTCGGCGGCGCATGCGGAGATGGAGGCCCGGGACTATACGATCACGATGGATTTGGGACTGGGTGAGGCGGAGTGCCGGTTTCTGACTTGTGACCTTACCGAAGAGTATGTGCGGATTAATGCGGATTACTCGTCTTAGAGGCGGGGTCCTACCGGACGGGCCCACTGCGCGTGGGGCGGTCACTTCGTGACGTGCATACCCCTTCGGTTGGCGCTCCCGTTGGTCTCGAGGGAAGATGATTCCGACCAACGGGAGGACCGCGCGAAGCTTTAAAGAGGCGTGCAAACGCCCGCGCTCCGCGCAGGAGGCCCGTCCGGCAGGACCTTTGTTTTACGTTTTCACGTAAGCCTTATATCGTTATAAGCGTGGGAGCATAAGAAGACCTATGACAACGAAACTGGAAGAAGCCGCCAAGCAGGACTTTATCGCAGAGATCTCGGAGTGGATCGAGGCGTTTGACGACGTCGTTGCCGCAGACTGGGAGCAGGGGTCGGAACTCCTTGAGGCGTTGCGCAAGCGCGCCCACGAAGCCGGAGTCCCAACGCCAAGCGAGCTGACGACTCCCTATCGCAACACGATTCCCAAACATGACGAGATTGCGTATCCAGGCGACAGAGCGCTGGAACGCCGAGTCGAAAGCCTGATTCGCTGGAATGCGATGGCAATGGTTCACGGTCAGAACAAGAAAGACGCCGGGATCGGCGGCCATATCTCGACCTACTCCTCACTGGCAACGCTGCTGGAGGTTGGCTTCAATCATTTCTTCCATGCGAAGTACACGGTGGATGGGCACCAGCAACCGGGGGACTTTGTCTACTTTCAGGGACATGCTTCGCCGGGGGTCTATGCGCGGGCTTATCTTGAGGGGCGGTTGGATGACGACAGGCTGAAGAACTTTCGCCATGAACTGAGAGAGACGCCGGGGCTGAGCTCGTATCCGCATCCGTGGCTGATGCCGAACTTCTGGAACTTCCCTACAGTGTCGATGGGCATCGGACCGCTGAATGCGATCTATCAGGCGCGGTTTATGCGGTACCTGGAGAATCGCAAGCTGATTGAGCCGACTGAACGCAAGGTGTGGGCTTTTGTGGGCGACGGTGAGACGGACGAGGTGGATAGCCTTGGCGCGATCTCAGTGGCGGCGCGCGAGAAGCTGGATAATCTGATCTTCGTCGTCAACTGCAACTTACAAAGGCTCGACGGCCCGGTGCGCGGGAACAAGCGGATCATCGATGAACTGGAGGGCGTCTTCCGCGGAGCAGGATGGAACGTCATCAAGGTGATCTGGGGTTCAGACTGGGATGCGTTGTTTGAGCGCGACCACACCGGCCTGCTGCTGCGACGGATGGAAGAGTGCGTCGACGGCGAGTACCAGACCTTCAAGGCGAAGGGCGGGGCTTTCCTACGGGAGA
The nucleotide sequence above comes from Tunturibacter empetritectus. Encoded proteins:
- the argJ gene encoding bifunctional glutamate N-acetyltransferase/amino-acid acetyltransferase ArgJ, with protein sequence MQSDEMVKSPGLPLGFVWGAVKAGIKASGNTDVAIAVAAKGANAAAMFTKNQVVAAPVTVGRRHIASTGGRVDVVLVNAGNANCATGQPGVDACVQTCVAAAERFRCIFDEVFPSSTGIIGVPFPVEKVVAALPALEQEMGAMAEHADSFARAIMTTDTKMKVARASIDVDGVEVRIFGVAKGAGMIHPQLGAPVGPAHATMLVYLFTDIAAESEQLRGVLEPAVERSFNSISIDGDTSTNDTVLLLASGVSGVKLDARTQEPFANALKLVCGSLAYQIVDDGEGVGHVVTLHITGARTEAEAKQVAKAIAHSPLCKTAWSSADPNWGRLLAAAGYSGVVFDPALVNITIGSQPVFELGVRSAAFQESAAHAEMEARDYTITMDLGLGEAECRFLTCDLTEEYVRINADYSS